Proteins from one Mucilaginibacter jinjuensis genomic window:
- a CDS encoding peroxiredoxin family protein — translation MRKVYLLKADSTGIQITDSTNLSENNEFIFRGATIYPNLYKIRVGGLLFDLIAKNGDQIRFQTNLKDVGHRTSIEGSPESLQLQKWDRLNDHYAGQNQELLVYYQDELRQPDKNKDSLLKFYTPVYQKTASKFAEKTLEFALSHKTSLAGFYAVLSLNRKQYESQLITYAEAIRHNFDGNPAVRAFVKEMEAVKPVSIGQKAPEFTSASIASEQVKLSGFKSKYVMVDFWASWCPPCRHENPNIVRLYGRYHPKGLQLLGVSLDTAAKDWQRAINSDHLVWTQVSDQARFDGPAENLYHIEEIPSNFIIDPRGVIVAKNLFGKELEVFLRKTFDTYSITTIL, via the coding sequence ATGAGAAAGGTTTACCTGCTGAAGGCTGACAGTACCGGCATTCAGATCACAGATTCCACTAATCTTAGTGAAAATAATGAGTTCATTTTTCGTGGGGCGACCATCTATCCGAATCTTTATAAAATAAGGGTAGGCGGTTTACTCTTTGACCTGATCGCTAAAAATGGCGACCAGATTCGGTTTCAAACAAATCTTAAAGATGTCGGACATCGCACGTCGATTGAGGGTTCACCCGAAAGTTTGCAGTTGCAGAAATGGGACCGCCTCAACGATCATTATGCCGGGCAAAATCAGGAACTGCTGGTTTACTATCAAGACGAATTGCGGCAACCAGATAAAAACAAAGATTCGCTATTAAAGTTCTATACGCCGGTTTATCAAAAAACAGCCAGCAAGTTTGCTGAAAAAACTTTGGAATTTGCGCTTAGCCACAAAACGTCTTTGGCGGGTTTTTATGCGGTTTTATCATTGAACCGCAAACAATACGAGTCACAACTCATCACCTATGCAGAAGCAATCAGACATAATTTTGACGGCAACCCAGCGGTGCGTGCTTTTGTCAAAGAAATGGAAGCCGTCAAGCCGGTGTCCATCGGTCAAAAAGCGCCGGAATTTACATCAGCAAGCATAGCTTCTGAACAGGTAAAGCTTTCTGGGTTTAAAAGTAAATACGTCATGGTAGATTTTTGGGCTTCCTGGTGTCCGCCCTGCCGGCATGAAAATCCTAACATAGTCAGACTCTACGGCCGCTATCACCCTAAAGGACTGCAGTTATTAGGTGTTTCATTGGATACTGCGGCCAAAGACTGGCAAAGAGCAATCAATTCGGATCACCTGGTGTGGACACAGGTCTCCGACCAGGCAAGATTTGATGGCCCAGCCGAAAATCTTTACCATATCGAAGAGATCCCGTCCAATTTCATTATTGATCCCCGGGGTGTCATCGTCGCCAAGAATTTATTCGGTAAGGAACTGGAAGTTTTTCTCCGTAAAACATTTGATACCTACTCCATTACCACTATTTTATAA
- a CDS encoding TlpA family protein disulfide reductase, with protein sequence MKYLFFYGFVLASKILFRRSAHAPVMPADTIPFNQAAPDFSLKDFNGKTVFLSSFKGKVVILYFWATWCGPCHENFLVMQKAVTHYKSDKKVVFLFIDTKERSEEYVRLAKEDMAKLQYNFQVLFNEKGADGKQNKYSKIFGISGIPTEFILDSKGIIKHRSDGYDPELNNDQRAEELIKQIELVKTSL encoded by the coding sequence ATGAAATATCTTTTCTTTTATGGGTTTGTATTGGCGTCCAAAATTCTTTTTAGAAGGTCAGCTCACGCGCCTGTTATGCCAGCTGACACCATTCCGTTCAATCAGGCAGCCCCGGATTTCAGTTTGAAAGACTTCAATGGTAAAACAGTGTTTCTATCATCCTTTAAGGGCAAGGTCGTCATTCTTTATTTCTGGGCCACCTGGTGTGGCCCTTGTCACGAGAACTTTCTGGTCATGCAGAAAGCGGTCACCCATTATAAGTCTGATAAGAAAGTAGTTTTTTTGTTTATCGACACCAAGGAACGATCGGAAGAGTATGTTCGCCTGGCTAAGGAGGATATGGCAAAGCTCCAATACAATTTCCAAGTTTTATTTAATGAGAAAGGCGCAGATGGAAAGCAAAACAAGTACTCTAAAATTTTCGGCATATCAGGTATTCCTACAGAGTTCATCCTGGATAGTAAAGGTATAATCAAACATAGATCGGACGGATACGATCCGGAACTGAATAACGACCAACGTGCTGAAGAGTTGATCAAACAGATTGAATTGGTAAAAACCTCTCTATAA
- a CDS encoding TlpA family protein disulfide reductase, with amino-acid sequence MKIIFVTLLMIIGLSPVFAQSNANFQASLASDFDALKNESNPKILQQKINRLTHSKNEKDWITVIHYYDATGQLNRKESLENELFKRFPHGNYALFNALVHIKYGKNGDAMEKILAKMKTNFPHIAVSDLDGAENMIAIQYAEERNTVRSLLHLNRIKIHPSVLIIANDLLKYDAAAAAKVVKQAMDRNETMPADSGNKAMYNQFCSLYSKIQIKLGHNEEALRYAKIAYDDRSGDDVSDGVASYAYLLSTNGQYREALPILRKLFIAGESNEQLNDRLRLSYEKLNPGKDGKVYLAGIQDSLINALEEDLTKTMLNDKAPDFYVTDSSGKKVSLSDFKGKTVILDFWATWCAPCKASFPAMQLAVNKYKNDPQVKFLFIHTRETSTTPLADAKNYLLANDYHLPLYMDIKAPLTHTNPAFSALNLQFIPAKLVIDGNGVIRFQLIGFGAEKDEAHVNILSAMIELAKKSS; translated from the coding sequence ATGAAAATAATTTTTGTTACCCTGCTAATGATAATCGGCCTGAGCCCCGTTTTTGCCCAGAGCAATGCCAATTTTCAGGCCAGTCTTGCTTCAGACTTTGACGCACTGAAAAACGAATCCAATCCAAAGATTCTGCAGCAAAAGATCAATAGGTTAACGCACAGCAAAAATGAAAAAGATTGGATAACTGTCATTCATTATTATGATGCGACCGGTCAGCTCAACCGGAAGGAATCTCTGGAAAACGAATTATTCAAAAGGTTTCCCCACGGCAACTATGCGCTCTTTAACGCGTTGGTTCATATTAAATATGGGAAGAATGGCGACGCTATGGAAAAGATCCTGGCAAAAATGAAAACAAACTTTCCGCATATAGCCGTTAGCGACCTTGACGGCGCGGAAAATATGATCGCCATTCAATATGCAGAGGAACGAAATACGGTCAGGTCGCTGCTGCATTTAAACCGAATCAAAATTCATCCCAGCGTGCTTATTATCGCAAATGATTTGCTAAAATACGATGCAGCGGCAGCGGCAAAGGTCGTTAAGCAGGCAATGGATCGTAACGAAACGATGCCGGCAGACAGCGGCAATAAAGCCATGTATAACCAGTTCTGCTCCCTTTACAGTAAAATTCAAATCAAACTTGGCCATAATGAAGAGGCGCTACGCTATGCAAAGATAGCCTATGACGACCGTTCCGGCGATGACGTAAGCGACGGGGTTGCGTCCTATGCTTACCTCCTAAGTACGAACGGACAATACCGGGAAGCATTACCGATCCTAAGAAAATTATTTATAGCCGGCGAGTCAAATGAACAGTTGAATGATCGGCTCCGGCTCTCCTATGAAAAGCTAAATCCCGGCAAGGACGGTAAAGTCTATCTGGCAGGTATCCAGGATTCCTTAATCAATGCACTGGAGGAGGATCTGACAAAGACGATGTTAAATGATAAGGCACCGGATTTTTATGTAACCGATAGCTCGGGAAAAAAAGTTTCCTTGTCAGATTTTAAAGGGAAAACGGTTATTCTTGATTTTTGGGCAACCTGGTGTGCTCCTTGCAAGGCCTCATTTCCAGCTATGCAATTAGCAGTAAACAAATATAAAAACGATCCGCAGGTTAAGTTTTTATTTATCCATACCAGGGAAACCAGTACAACGCCATTGGCGGACGCTAAAAACTACCTGTTGGCCAATGACTACCATTTGCCGCTTTATATGGATATAAAAGCCCCCTTAACCCATACAAACCCGGCATTTTCCGCACTGAATCTACAATTCATACCGGCTAAATTAGTCATTGATGGTAACGGGGTGATTCGCTTTCAGCTAATTGGTTTTGGTGCCGAAAAAGACGAGGCACATGTAAATATACTTTCGGCTATGATAGAACTGGCTAAGAAAAGTTCTTAA